A portion of the Sphingorhabdus pulchriflava genome contains these proteins:
- a CDS encoding M28 family peptidase has product MHALRFALTLLAFGLISAAAFAKPVTEADLRKHVEILASDEFEGRGPGTEGERKTLAYLESQWAKAGLKPGARDGSWYQPVELVRRGPKQANVQFFSKGDKLRIVSDDILLVGKEAQFKSSGLPALFVGHGVDAQGKVIADVRSKLVFLLTDDADYLPAEMKSARNRRNALDEAGAAAVVMVSGEQFDFPVYRRLILSRPVSWVPKDRKGNVEGVVSPQYMVALVTAAGGDWDKLRAAARTPDYAGQSLGLSVNLDVESDVERISSNNIIGKFAGRKPGSGAVVFMGHWDHFGICRPEGDEDRICNGAVDNASGMAVLTEVAKRLGRAKFDRDIYFVGTTAEEAGLIGARAFAADPAVPLNQIKIVLNVDTVAIAPKGAKVAIIGRGKTDLDAEVEAVARKLKRKIEPSTDANSFLQRQDGWALTEKNVPALMVGGSFADLGKLEAFLKTDYHGPNDEVVDTLQLGGAAEDADLHVELGRYFADSRKYKPKKAEKGTGE; this is encoded by the coding sequence ATGCACGCGCTTCGCTTTGCCCTTACCTTATTGGCCTTTGGCCTGATCAGCGCAGCGGCATTCGCCAAACCAGTGACTGAAGCCGATTTGCGCAAACATGTTGAGATTTTGGCTTCGGACGAGTTCGAAGGCCGTGGTCCGGGCACAGAAGGTGAACGCAAAACGCTTGCCTATCTCGAAAGCCAGTGGGCGAAGGCGGGGCTGAAACCCGGCGCGCGGGATGGCAGCTGGTATCAGCCGGTCGAACTCGTCCGGCGCGGGCCCAAGCAAGCCAATGTCCAATTTTTCTCCAAGGGTGACAAGTTACGCATCGTCAGCGACGATATCCTGCTGGTGGGCAAGGAAGCCCAGTTCAAGTCAAGCGGGCTACCGGCCTTATTTGTCGGTCATGGTGTCGATGCGCAAGGCAAAGTGATCGCAGATGTGAGGAGCAAGCTGGTTTTTCTGCTTACCGATGATGCGGATTATTTGCCGGCAGAGATGAAATCAGCGCGGAACCGCCGCAATGCTCTGGACGAAGCCGGGGCGGCGGCGGTTGTCATGGTTTCTGGCGAGCAGTTCGATTTTCCTGTGTATCGCCGACTCATCCTGTCGCGCCCGGTTAGCTGGGTTCCGAAAGACAGAAAGGGTAACGTCGAAGGCGTGGTCAGCCCGCAATATATGGTTGCGCTGGTGACGGCGGCTGGTGGTGATTGGGACAAATTGCGTGCGGCTGCACGCACCCCGGATTATGCTGGGCAGTCTCTGGGCTTGAGCGTGAACCTTGATGTCGAAAGCGATGTCGAACGGATCAGCAGCAACAATATCATCGGAAAGTTTGCCGGCCGCAAACCCGGCAGCGGCGCGGTCGTCTTCATGGGGCATTGGGATCATTTCGGAATCTGTCGCCCCGAGGGTGACGAAGACCGGATCTGCAATGGTGCGGTCGATAATGCCAGCGGCATGGCCGTGCTGACCGAGGTTGCAAAACGCCTCGGCAGGGCGAAATTTGATCGCGACATCTATTTCGTGGGTACAACTGCTGAAGAAGCTGGCCTGATAGGTGCGCGTGCCTTTGCCGCCGACCCTGCGGTTCCGCTCAATCAAATCAAGATCGTGCTCAACGTCGATACTGTGGCGATAGCGCCCAAAGGGGCCAAGGTCGCCATTATCGGGCGCGGCAAGACCGATCTGGATGCCGAGGTCGAAGCAGTCGCGCGCAAACTGAAGCGCAAGATTGAACCCTCGACCGATGCGAATTCCTTCCTGCAGCGGCAGGACGGCTGGGCACTGACCGAGAAGAATGTCCCGGCCCTAATGGTTGGTGGTTCCTTTGCCGATCTGGGCAAGCTGGAGGCATTCCTGAAGACCGACTATCATGGCCCCAATGACGAGGTTGTCGACACGCTCCAATTGGGCGGAGCTGCGGAAGATGCCGATCTGCATGTAGAGCTTGGCCGCTATTTTGCCGATTCCCGCAAGTATAAGCCGAAAAAGGCCGAGAAGGGGACTGGCGAATAA
- the guaB gene encoding IMP dehydrogenase — translation MKSDKIRLGLTFDDVLLQPCASDILPSQADTRTRITPSISLNIPIMSSAMDTVTEARMAIVMAQLGGIGVLHRNLSIEEQAAAVRQVKRYESGMVVNPITIAPDATLADAQLLMAENRISGIPVVEASGKLVGILTNRDVRFAENPMQPVSELMTHDNLATVQAGVSQEEARRLLHQRRIEKLLVVDNAFHCVGLITVKDIEKAVTYPDATKDATGRLRVAAATTVGDKGIERTRALVEAECDVIIVDTAHGHSKMVSVAVAEIKKMSNKVQVIAGNVATAEATRALIDAGADGVKVGIGPGSICTTRVVAGVGVPQLTAVMDAAEEAAKSGIPVIADGGLRTSGDLAKALAAGASSVMVGSLLAGTEEAPGETFLYQGRAYKSYRGMGSVGAMARGSADRYFQQDIKDQLKLVPEGIEGQVPFKGPASDVIHQLVGGIKAAMGYTGAATIADLQERAQFVQITNAGLRESHVHDVTITREAPNYPTR, via the coding sequence ATGAAATCCGATAAAATCCGCCTCGGCCTGACCTTCGACGATGTGCTTTTGCAGCCTTGCGCATCGGATATATTGCCTAGCCAGGCCGATACCCGCACCCGGATTACGCCCAGCATCTCGCTCAACATACCGATCATGTCGTCGGCTATGGATACTGTCACCGAAGCGCGCATGGCTATCGTGATGGCGCAATTGGGCGGTATCGGCGTTCTTCACCGCAACCTGTCGATCGAAGAGCAGGCTGCGGCAGTCCGTCAGGTGAAGCGTTATGAATCGGGCATGGTGGTCAACCCGATTACCATCGCGCCCGATGCGACGCTGGCCGATGCGCAGCTGCTGATGGCGGAAAACCGCATTTCTGGCATTCCCGTGGTGGAGGCGAGCGGCAAGCTGGTCGGAATTCTCACCAACCGTGATGTGCGCTTTGCCGAAAACCCGATGCAGCCGGTTTCAGAGTTGATGACCCATGATAATCTGGCTACGGTGCAGGCGGGCGTTTCGCAAGAAGAGGCGCGTCGCTTGCTGCACCAGCGCCGCATCGAAAAACTGCTGGTGGTCGACAATGCTTTCCATTGTGTCGGCCTGATCACCGTCAAGGATATCGAAAAAGCCGTTACCTATCCCGATGCGACCAAGGACGCGACGGGTCGCCTGCGCGTTGCTGCTGCCACCACGGTTGGCGACAAGGGCATTGAGCGCACCCGTGCGCTGGTTGAAGCGGAGTGCGATGTGATCATCGTCGATACCGCGCATGGCCATAGCAAGATGGTCTCGGTAGCGGTCGCCGAAATCAAGAAAATGTCGAACAAGGTTCAGGTGATCGCGGGCAATGTCGCAACCGCCGAAGCCACGCGCGCCTTAATTGACGCGGGTGCAGACGGCGTCAAGGTCGGCATCGGCCCTGGTTCGATCTGCACCACTCGTGTTGTTGCAGGTGTGGGTGTGCCGCAATTGACCGCGGTGATGGATGCAGCTGAAGAAGCAGCGAAGTCAGGCATTCCCGTCATCGCCGACGGCGGCCTGCGCACTTCGGGCGATCTGGCCAAGGCGTTGGCGGCGGGTGCGTCGAGCGTGATGGTCGGCTCTTTGCTCGCCGGTACCGAAGAGGCACCGGGAGAAACCTTCCTCTATCAGGGACGTGCCTATAAAAGCTATCGCGGCATGGGATCGGTTGGCGCAATGGCGCGCGGTTCGGCTGACCGCTATTTCCAACAGGATATCAAGGATCAGCTGAAGCTGGTGCCTGAAGGTATCGAAGGGCAAGTTCCCTTCAAGGGCCCTGCATCCGACGTGATCCACCAACTGGTCGGCGGGATCAAGGCGGCGATGGGCTATACTGGCGCGGCGACAATTGCCGACCTGCAGGAACGCGCACAATTTGTGCAGATTACCAATGCAGGTCTGCGCGAAAGCCATGTTCACGATGTGACGATTACGCGGGAAGCCCCCAATTATCCGACACGCTAA
- a CDS encoding RsmB/NOP family class I SAM-dependent RNA methyltransferase: MTPAARVQAAIELLDAIITATRDKGASADRIAAAFFAARRYAGSKDRRAVRDLTWRAIRTFGDRPDNGRSAMIALADQDSELAALFDGLAYGPAPIAADEPRASGGVLPEWVKPLFSTLVTEGEYPALLERAPLDIRVNRLIADGEAVAQTLPEAAALPESRDGLRLPTGYSIESSELYTSGAIEVQDLGSQLIAEACYAQPGMTVLDLCAGAGGKTLALASHMAGQGRLVAADTNRDRLQQLPPRAARAKSGFIETLLLDPNKEKGALGDLVDACDVVLIDAPCSGSGTWRRNPETRWRLDQRDLQRLVSEQGRLLDLASGLVKPGGNLVYAVCSLFACEGRDQIDAFLSRHPDFETDNPDFTAGRADGAGILLTPAHDGSDGFYLARLHKL, encoded by the coding sequence ATGACACCTGCCGCCAGAGTTCAGGCCGCAATCGAATTGCTCGATGCCATCATCACGGCAACGCGAGATAAGGGCGCTTCTGCGGATCGGATAGCGGCCGCCTTTTTTGCTGCCCGTCGCTATGCGGGCTCAAAGGATCGCCGAGCGGTGCGTGATCTGACGTGGCGGGCCATTCGTACTTTTGGCGACCGGCCAGACAATGGCCGTTCGGCAATGATCGCACTGGCAGATCAGGACAGCGAGCTGGCCGCGTTGTTCGATGGTCTTGCCTATGGACCAGCCCCGATTGCCGCTGATGAACCACGCGCGTCGGGCGGGGTTCTACCCGAATGGGTGAAGCCGTTATTCTCGACTCTGGTGACTGAAGGCGAATATCCCGCTTTGCTCGAACGGGCACCGCTCGACATTCGTGTCAACCGGTTGATTGCCGATGGCGAGGCTGTGGCACAAACGCTGCCGGAAGCGGCCGCGCTGCCCGAAAGCCGGGATGGGCTGCGGCTGCCGACTGGCTATTCGATCGAGAGTAGCGAACTTTACACTTCGGGCGCGATTGAAGTGCAGGACCTTGGCAGTCAGCTGATAGCGGAAGCCTGCTATGCGCAGCCTGGTATGACAGTCCTTGATTTGTGCGCCGGAGCAGGTGGCAAAACCTTGGCGCTTGCATCGCATATGGCGGGGCAGGGTCGGCTAGTTGCTGCCGACACCAACCGCGACCGGCTGCAGCAATTGCCTCCACGAGCAGCTCGCGCCAAGTCTGGGTTCATCGAAACCCTCCTGCTCGACCCGAATAAGGAAAAGGGCGCGCTCGGCGATTTGGTCGATGCATGCGATGTCGTCCTTATCGATGCGCCCTGCTCGGGCAGCGGCACTTGGCGGCGCAATCCGGAAACGCGCTGGCGCTTGGATCAGCGTGATTTGCAGAGGCTGGTTTCAGAACAGGGCCGCTTGCTAGATTTGGCGTCCGGGCTGGTGAAGCCGGGCGGGAATCTGGTCTATGCCGTCTGTTCGTTATTTGCCTGCGAAGGCCGGGACCAGATTGACGCCTTTTTGTCGCGCCATCCGGACTTTGAAACGGACAATCCGGACTTTACGGCGGGCAGGGCAGATGGCGCAGGTATCTTGCTAACCCCGGCGCATGACGGTAGCGATGGCTTCTACTTGGCGCGTTTGCACAAGCTGTGA
- a CDS encoding tetratricopeptide repeat protein: MRFSPPVIALSAVFLMASSASIGKKADHDIDPQSVALVAEGVAAQKAGQYDNALGWFETALAVDPRNRAAFVGMAEVSAQQGLKGKAISFYKSALDIEPNDVAVIAAQGELMASKGALDAAKKNLARLQILCRSKCGESDRLAASIEKAGTKDALQASAVEIKPTVEKAN; this comes from the coding sequence ATGCGTTTTTCTCCCCCCGTCATCGCTTTGTCTGCTGTCTTCCTGATGGCGTCGAGTGCCAGCATCGGCAAAAAAGCCGATCATGATATCGATCCGCAGTCCGTCGCGCTTGTCGCCGAAGGTGTGGCTGCGCAAAAGGCCGGGCAATATGACAATGCGCTGGGCTGGTTTGAAACCGCCTTGGCGGTCGATCCGCGCAATCGCGCCGCTTTTGTCGGCATGGCCGAAGTGTCCGCGCAGCAAGGGCTGAAGGGCAAAGCGATTTCTTTCTACAAGAGTGCGCTTGATATTGAGCCCAATGATGTTGCCGTTATCGCCGCACAGGGCGAGTTGATGGCTTCCAAGGGCGCGCTGGATGCTGCGAAGAAAAATCTCGCACGGTTGCAGATTTTGTGCCGTTCCAAATGCGGAGAAAGCGATCGTTTGGCTGCCTCGATCGAAAAGGCAGGAACCAAGGATGCGCTGCAGGCCAGTGCTGTCGAGATCAAGCCGACGGTTGAAAAGGCGAATTAG
- a CDS encoding RNA pyrophosphohydrolase, protein MSDTEDLPYRPCAGIMLANRAGLVFVGQRIDNPGDAWQMPQGGIDEGEDPEVAAFRELGEETGLLPDHVDLLARSREEYFYDLPPELQGNIWGGRWRGQRQWWFLMRFKGEDSDINIDAHHPEFSRWKWAEAQELPKLIVPFKRRIYEGVVAEFGPLI, encoded by the coding sequence ATGAGCGACACCGAAGACCTGCCCTATCGTCCCTGCGCGGGTATCATGCTCGCTAACCGGGCGGGGCTGGTCTTTGTCGGCCAGCGGATCGACAATCCGGGGGATGCATGGCAGATGCCGCAAGGCGGGATCGACGAGGGCGAAGACCCTGAAGTAGCGGCCTTCCGCGAACTTGGTGAGGAAACCGGCCTACTGCCCGACCATGTGGACCTGCTGGCCCGCAGCCGCGAAGAATATTTCTACGACCTTCCGCCCGAATTGCAGGGCAATATCTGGGGCGGGCGCTGGCGCGGGCAAAGGCAATGGTGGTTCCTGATGCGCTTCAAGGGAGAGGACAGCGACATCAATATCGATGCCCATCATCCTGAATTTTCGCGCTGGAAATGGGCCGAAGCGCAGGAGTTGCCGAAACTGATCGTGCCGTTCAAACGGCGGATATATGAAGGAGTGGTGGCGGAATTTGGTCCGCTGATTTAG
- a CDS encoding alpha/beta hydrolase, protein MSDHFVRPDVQALLDMLNSQPGPKMHELSATEARGMMTVMGAMAEEELGDLAVIRDLSIPGPAGTIPARLYDARESRGAGPVMVFYHGGGFVIGDLDIYGPYCAEVARQLDMPVISIDYRLAPEHRFPAAAVDCEAATRWIAGSPAELGLEVTGLVTSGDSAGGNLTIVTTMALRDNPAAVPILVQHPIYPVVSDSNDWQSMRDFAEGFLLTKDSMDYFHAAYAADANDYRGAPIKFSQEGMPPSLVTTASLDPLRDQGLAYVEVLKAAGVPVQHRSADGNIHGHITLRKGIPSSKDDVAGNLAALKAMLAEVMADA, encoded by the coding sequence ATGAGCGACCATTTTGTGCGGCCCGATGTGCAGGCCCTTCTCGATATGCTGAACAGCCAACCCGGCCCGAAGATGCACGAACTTTCCGCTACGGAAGCGCGCGGAATGATGACCGTGATGGGTGCCATGGCGGAAGAGGAGTTAGGCGATCTCGCTGTAATCCGCGACCTTTCAATCCCCGGGCCTGCAGGCACGATTCCGGCGCGACTCTATGATGCCCGCGAAAGCCGCGGGGCTGGTCCGGTCATGGTTTTCTATCACGGCGGCGGTTTTGTGATCGGTGATCTGGACATTTACGGTCCCTATTGTGCCGAAGTTGCGCGCCAGCTCGATATGCCCGTTATCTCGATCGACTACCGCCTTGCCCCCGAACATCGCTTTCCGGCAGCGGCCGTCGATTGCGAGGCCGCGACCCGCTGGATCGCAGGCAGCCCCGCTGAACTCGGACTCGAAGTCACAGGCCTCGTCACCTCCGGCGACAGCGCTGGCGGAAATCTGACTATTGTTACCACCATGGCGCTGCGCGACAATCCGGCTGCCGTGCCGATATTGGTGCAGCATCCCATCTATCCAGTCGTCTCTGACAGCAATGACTGGCAAAGCATGCGTGATTTCGCCGAAGGCTTCCTGCTGACCAAGGATTCGATGGATTATTTCCATGCCGCCTACGCCGCAGACGCCAACGACTATCGCGGTGCGCCGATCAAATTTTCGCAGGAAGGCATGCCGCCTTCGCTAGTGACCACCGCCAGCCTTGATCCGCTGCGCGATCAGGGTCTGGCCTACGTCGAAGTATTGAAGGCGGCAGGCGTTCCCGTCCAGCATCGCAGCGCCGATGGCAATATCCATGGCCATATCACCTTGCGCAAAGGTATTCCGTCTTCGAAGGACGATGTAGCCGGCAATCTCGCCGCGTTAAAAGCAATGCTGGCCGAAGTGATGGCCGACGCCTAA
- a CDS encoding 2-oxoacid:acceptor oxidoreductase subunit alpha, translated as MATAARSIDTQSPADIPHPEAVVVRFAGDSGDGMQLTGGQFTLSSALAGNDFATFPDFPAEIRAPQGTLFGVSAFQINFGASEIDTAGDAPDVLVAMNPAALKTNVKDLKPGGLIIADDGEFNARNLAKAQYDANPLEDDSLGKWQLVHFNISQLTMDAVKPFGLGNKEALRCKNMWTLGLALWMFDRDREPIIQWLKDKFAKSPILADANIAALNAGHAYGETAEIGNPGAVAIPRKHVDAAPADPGLYRTINGADAAAMGLVAGCQLAGVKMFFGGYPITPASSILHALARFKEYGVTTFQAEDEIAAIASAIGASYAGQLGVTSSSGPGIALKTEAIGLAVMTELPLVIINSQRGGPSTGLPTKTEQSDLYQAVYGRNGDTPLPVIAARSPSDVFDCAIEAVRIATQFMTPVILLTDGYIANAAEPWKVPDMSSYKPFPVSFLDHVPEGGFKPYGRDNKLARPWVKPGTPGLLHRIGGIEKEVDTGHLNYSPANHQAMTDIRKGKVDGIAGHIPDQDVCLGTEGGKLAVVGWGSTFGPIHQAVRRMRAKGHDVSHIHVRHIWPMPGNLGDLLKSYEKVIVPEMNTGQFKTVLRDQYLIDAKPLNKVSGQPFRIAEIEAAIEEALG; from the coding sequence ATGGCTACTGCCGCGCGCAGCATCGATACCCAATCCCCAGCCGACATCCCCCATCCCGAAGCCGTAGTGGTCCGCTTTGCGGGGGACTCGGGTGACGGCATGCAGTTGACCGGCGGACAGTTCACCTTGTCTTCGGCACTGGCAGGCAATGACTTTGCGACCTTCCCCGATTTTCCTGCCGAAATCCGCGCTCCGCAAGGTACGCTGTTCGGCGTGTCGGCGTTCCAGATCAACTTTGGTGCGTCGGAAATCGATACCGCTGGCGATGCGCCCGACGTGCTTGTCGCGATGAACCCGGCGGCGCTCAAGACGAATGTAAAGGATCTGAAGCCCGGCGGCCTTATCATCGCGGACGATGGCGAGTTCAACGCGCGCAACCTCGCCAAGGCGCAATATGATGCAAATCCGCTCGAGGATGACTCGCTCGGCAAATGGCAGCTGGTCCATTTCAACATCAGCCAGCTGACGATGGATGCGGTCAAGCCGTTCGGCCTTGGCAATAAGGAAGCGCTGCGCTGCAAAAATATGTGGACGTTGGGTCTCGCGCTCTGGATGTTCGATCGCGACCGCGAACCGATCATCCAATGGTTGAAGGACAAATTCGCCAAAAGCCCGATATTGGCTGATGCGAATATCGCCGCACTCAACGCAGGCCATGCCTACGGTGAAACCGCCGAAATCGGTAATCCCGGTGCCGTCGCCATTCCGCGCAAGCATGTTGATGCAGCGCCAGCCGACCCCGGCCTGTATCGCACGATTAATGGTGCGGATGCCGCCGCTATGGGCCTTGTCGCCGGTTGCCAGCTGGCAGGCGTGAAGATGTTCTTTGGCGGCTATCCGATTACGCCGGCATCTTCGATCCTCCACGCATTGGCGCGGTTCAAGGAATACGGCGTCACGACCTTCCAGGCGGAAGATGAGATTGCCGCGATCGCGTCGGCCATTGGCGCATCTTATGCGGGGCAACTGGGTGTTACCTCGTCCTCCGGCCCGGGCATCGCGCTCAAGACCGAAGCTATCGGCCTTGCGGTGATGACTGAGCTTCCGCTCGTCATAATCAACTCGCAGCGTGGTGGCCCCTCAACCGGGCTTCCCACCAAAACCGAACAGTCGGACCTCTATCAGGCGGTTTATGGCCGCAATGGCGATACACCATTGCCGGTGATAGCTGCGCGCAGCCCGAGCGATGTCTTCGATTGCGCGATTGAGGCGGTTCGGATTGCGACGCAGTTCATGACGCCGGTCATCCTGCTCACCGACGGCTATATCGCCAACGCGGCTGAACCCTGGAAGGTTCCGGATATGAGCAGCTATAAGCCGTTCCCGGTTTCGTTCCTCGATCATGTCCCTGAAGGCGGGTTCAAGCCCTATGGCCGCGACAACAAGCTGGCACGCCCTTGGGTGAAGCCGGGTACGCCCGGCCTGCTGCACCGCATCGGCGGGATCGAGAAGGAGGTCGACACCGGCCACCTCAACTACTCGCCCGCAAACCACCAGGCGATGACCGACATCCGCAAGGGCAAGGTCGATGGCATAGCGGGCCATATCCCCGATCAGGACGTCTGCCTCGGTACCGAAGGCGGCAAGCTGGCGGTTGTGGGCTGGGGCTCAACCTTCGGCCCGATTCATCAGGCGGTGCGCCGGATGCGCGCCAAGGGCCATGATGTCAGCCACATCCATGTTCGCCATATCTGGCCGATGCCCGGCAATCTGGGGGATCTGCTGAAAAGCTATGAAAAGGTGATCGTGCCCGAAATGAACACCGGCCAGTTCAAGACCGTGCTGCGCGACCAGTATCTGATTGACGCCAAGCCGCTCAACAAGGTCAGCGGCCAACCCTTCCGCATCGCTGAAATTGAAGCCGCCATCGAGGAGGCACTGGGCTGA
- a CDS encoding 2-oxoacid:ferredoxin oxidoreductase subunit beta, whose translation MNDMTPIQKSSPKDWETDQEVRWCPGCGDYAILKAVQRTMPELGRRPEDTVFISGIGCSSRFPYYMETYGFHTIHGRAPAVATGVKLANPELDVWIITGDGDALSIGGNHTMHLLRRNLDCQILLFNNEIYGLTKGQYSPTSRVGTKSPSTPFGSVDRPATPCAFALGSGARFVARGFDVSKHLPDVLKAAHAHKGAAFIEIFQNCIVYNKDVFEDFAAPKGAEARQLWLQDGQPMLFDGGSKGIAMDMDTLTLKVVGVAEGDWQAAGVIVHNVKNRAIAHMLVEMPFGEFPMALGVLYDDPRPTFDSAVTEQNAKLSEGKTPDLQALISKGQTWTVE comes from the coding sequence ATGAACGACATGACCCCCATCCAGAAATCGAGCCCCAAGGATTGGGAGACCGATCAGGAAGTCCGCTGGTGCCCCGGTTGCGGCGACTATGCGATCCTAAAGGCGGTGCAGCGCACCATGCCGGAGCTGGGCCGCAGGCCTGAGGATACGGTGTTCATCAGTGGCATCGGCTGCTCATCGCGCTTCCCTTATTATATGGAAACCTATGGCTTCCACACCATCCACGGTCGTGCACCAGCGGTGGCTACGGGGGTGAAACTCGCCAATCCAGAACTCGACGTATGGATCATCACCGGCGATGGCGACGCGCTTTCGATTGGCGGCAACCACACGATGCACCTTCTGCGTCGGAATCTCGATTGCCAGATCCTGCTGTTCAACAACGAGATCTATGGGCTGACCAAAGGCCAATATTCGCCCACGAGCCGCGTCGGCACCAAATCGCCTTCGACACCTTTCGGTTCTGTTGATCGGCCCGCAACGCCTTGTGCCTTCGCTTTGGGTTCCGGCGCGCGTTTTGTCGCCCGCGGCTTTGACGTATCAAAGCACCTGCCCGATGTGCTGAAGGCGGCACATGCGCACAAGGGCGCAGCGTTCATAGAAATCTTCCAGAACTGCATCGTTTACAACAAGGATGTGTTCGAGGATTTTGCCGCGCCCAAGGGTGCGGAAGCACGTCAATTGTGGCTGCAGGATGGCCAGCCGATGCTGTTCGACGGTGGCAGCAAGGGTATTGCGATGGATATGGATACGTTGACGCTTAAGGTCGTCGGCGTGGCTGAAGGTGACTGGCAGGCTGCGGGGGTTATCGTCCACAATGTCAAAAACCGCGCGATTGCCCACATGCTGGTCGAAATGCCGTTCGGTGAATTCCCAATGGCTCTCGGCGTGCTTTATGATGATCCGCGCCCGACCTTTGACAGCGCAGTGACTGAGCAGAACGCAAAGCTTTCCGAGGGCAAGACGCCCGACCTGCAGGCACTGATCAGCAAGGGCCAGACCTGGACGGTTGAATGA
- a CDS encoding metal-dependent hydrolase, protein MDNLTHSLAGAVLGQMGLKRKTGLAMPTLIIAANLPDIDAVATLLGGHQHLAIRRGITHGPIAMLVLPIILWAIMIGYDRWQTRRGTRPEKRLPVHVGWLLALAYIGTLSHPALDWLNNYGIRLLEPFSSQWFYGDTLFIIDIWVWIALIAGVWISRRREKGGRSDWRGPAKAAFGAIALYIIANGLLSAHAENAARNLVIARYDLTATMPDPLVVANAVPIAFWKREIAWRDAYEMGKGGYALGRGAWLDPEIRKHGMDSLSGVAKSVAHDSDGRDFLFWARMPFAEKDAQGRIIIRDQRFDNRVVRNNFEVIVPPK, encoded by the coding sequence ATGGATAACCTGACCCATTCGCTCGCCGGTGCCGTGCTTGGCCAAATGGGCCTCAAGCGCAAAACCGGGTTGGCGATGCCGACGTTGATTATCGCGGCGAATTTGCCGGATATTGACGCGGTGGCGACGTTGCTGGGCGGGCATCAGCATCTGGCCATCCGGCGCGGGATTACGCATGGGCCAATTGCCATGTTGGTGCTGCCGATTATTCTGTGGGCCATCATGATCGGCTATGATCGCTGGCAGACCAGGCGCGGCACGCGGCCTGAAAAGCGCTTGCCGGTGCATGTCGGTTGGCTGCTGGCCTTGGCCTATATCGGTACGCTCAGCCATCCGGCGCTCGATTGGCTCAACAATTATGGCATCAGGCTCCTCGAGCCCTTTTCGAGCCAGTGGTTTTATGGCGACACGCTGTTCATCATCGACATCTGGGTATGGATTGCGCTGATCGCAGGAGTGTGGATTTCACGCCGACGGGAAAAGGGCGGACGCTCGGATTGGCGGGGTCCTGCAAAAGCTGCCTTTGGGGCCATAGCGCTATACATAATTGCAAACGGACTGTTGAGTGCTCATGCCGAAAATGCCGCACGAAATCTCGTTATTGCACGTTATGACTTGACTGCAACCATGCCCGACCCACTGGTGGTCGCCAACGCTGTTCCCATCGCATTCTGGAAACGCGAAATCGCGTGGCGCGATGCATATGAGATGGGCAAGGGGGGCTATGCCCTGGGGCGGGGGGCTTGGCTTGATCCGGAAATCCGCAAGCATGGTATGGATAGTCTGTCGGGCGTAGCCAAATCCGTTGCGCATGATAGCGACGGGCGCGATTTCCTTTTCTGGGCAAGGATGCCCTTTGCGGAAAAGGATGCCCAGGGCCGCATCATCATACGTGACCAGCGTTTTGACAATCGTGTCGTTCGCAACAATTTTGAAGTCATTGTGCCGCCGAAATGA